The DNA window GCGAAACCGGACATGGCGAGCCCCGCAGGCGGGGTGACGTCGACGGCGGCAACCCCGGCACGGATCATGCGCGGAAGACCTCCTCTCCGGCCTTCCACACGGCATCGACCCGGAGAGGCTCGTCCGGCCCGCCAAGGAAGAAGCGCAGGAGATCCGCGCTTTCTCCGACGGCAAGGCGCCCGCGCCCGCCGAGGAAGCGTCCGGGATTGGCCGTCGCAAGGCGCAGCGCCTCCGCGAGCGAAAGCCCCGCCATGCGCATGGCGATCGGCACATTGGCGACCAGCGGAAGCCCGGCGCCGGCGAGATAGGGCGTACCCGCGATGCCGATCCTGCCATCCGCCCGCACTTCCACTTCGCCACCGATCGCCTGGGAATAGGTGCCGGGCGCCATGCCGGCAAGCGCCACACTGTCGGAAACGAGCAACGCGCGCTCGAGGCCCTTCGCCCGCAGCATCGCCTTGAAGGTCTCGGCAGGAAGGTGGTGGCCGTCGGCGATGAAACTTGCCGAAAGCCGGTCCTCGGCAAGCTGCGCCCAGATGAGGTTGGGGTGGCGCGGCAACATTGCGGCGACGCCGTTGCCGAGATGGGTGGAAAGTGACGCACCCGCTTTCGCCGCCGCGAAAACCTGCTCCGGGCTGGCGGCCGAGTGACCGAGAGCCACATGGACGCCCTGCGCCGTCACGGCGCGGATATAGGCGGGCGCGCCATCATGCTCGGGCGCCAGGGTGACCAGACGCACAAGGCCGCCGCCCGCCTTCTGCCACTGCGCGAACTCCTCCAGCGAGGGCGGACGCACATGGGCGGCCGGATGCGCGCCGCGCGGCCCGTCCGCCGGCGAGACGCTCGGCCCTTCCATATGGATGCCTGCGATGACCCGCCCGGTCAGTGCATCCGCGCGCGAGGCTTCCGCAATTGCGACCAACGCGGAGACCAACGCCTCCCTCGACGCGGTGATCAGCGTCGGCAGATAGGAGGTCACGCCGAGGCGGAGCAAGGTCCGGGTGAGTTCGATCACGCGCTCGGGCGTGAGCTTCCCGTCATTGAGGTCGATCCCGACATAGCCATTGACCTGCAGATCGATAAGGCCCGCCGCAATGTAGGCCTCGCCGGCATTTTTCTCGGGTGCGATCCCGGCGATGATCCCGTCCCGCACGGAAATGGCGATGCCTTCTCCCGTGGCCGGGTCACGGCCGGTGATCACGGTCCCGCTCGTCATAGGGCGCGCACCCGGTCACGGAAGCGGGCGATGAAGCGGGCATTCGCTTCGTCGCCCCCCGGCGCGTTGCCGCTGCGCCAGACGGGCGGCTCGATGCCGCGCTCCACCAGCTTCGCCACGGTGCGGATGACGAGGCAATTGAGCGCAAAGGCATTGGCGAAGGTGGAGATCGCCGCGATCCCTTCGCCCATGCCCGGCACGCGGACCACCGCGTCGCCGATCGGCACTTTCGTGTCGATGGCGATGTCCGCCACGTGGTGCAGGTTCTGCTTGCTCGGGTGGCGCGCCGGGTGGTCGGACGCCGTGTTCTCCGCATGCCCGCGTGAGCTCACCCCGATCAGGAAGGCGCCGCGCGAGCGCGCCTCCAGTGCCGCATCGATGAGCGCCGCGTTGATGCCGTAGGCATTGGCGAGGATCAGCACATCCGCCTCGCCCAGCCGCGCATTGGAGATGACCACGCGCCCGTATCCCGGCGTCCGCTCCATCGCCATGGAGCGAAGCGCGCCATTGGAAAGAAGCGTGCCTTCGTCCAGGATGGCGCTGATATGCATCAGCCCGCCGGCGCGGAAGAAGACCTCCTGCGTCGCAAGGTTCGAATGGCCGCCGGGCCCGAAAATGTGCACCAGCCTGTCCGCCGCGATCTGGTCGGCCAGCCTGGCAGCGGCGGCATCCATCGGCTCGCGCTCCTCGTCGAGAATACGCTGCATCAGCGCATGGGCTTGGCTCAGATAGCCCGCACAGAGCGCATCGGCATCAATGGTATCAGGCATCGGGATCTGCCTCCTTGTCCAGGAACAGAGTGCAATCGGGGTGCCGGCGCAAGATGCTCGCCGGGCACGCGGTGGTCACCGGCCCCCGCAGGGCGCCGCGGACGGCGTCTCTCTTGTGCGCTCCCGGCACGATGCAGAACAGACGGTCCGCGCGCAGAAGCCGGGGGATGGTGAGCGTGATCGCGCTCGGCGGCACCTCCTCCATGCTGGCGAAGCCCTGGTCGTCGATCTGCTGCCGGCGACAGATCTCGTCCAGCTCGATCACCTTCACGTCCCGGGGATCGTCGAAATCCGCCACGGGCGGGTCGTTGAACGCGATGTGGCCGTTGACGCCGATGCCGAGGCAAACGAAATCGATGGGCGCTTCGTCGAGGAGCCGTGCGTAACGGAGGGCCTCTTCCTCCGGGTCCGGCTCGGGCGCGAGCTTGTGCACCGCCTTGAAGGGAACCTTGCCGAAGAGATGCCGGTCGAGCCAGTTCGCGAAGCGTTGCGGCGCTTCGGGCGCGAGACCGATGAACTCGTCCATATGGAATGCGCTGACGCGGCGCCAGTCCACGCCTTCCGCCGCGCAAAGCTGCTCGAGCATGGAGGATTGGCTTGGCGCGGCGGCGAAAACCATGCGTACATGGTCCTGGTGGTGCAGGCGCTCGGCAAGCGCTGCCGCCACGGCAGCGGCCGCGGCCGCGCCCATCTTCTCCCGGTCCCGATAGGTTTCCACAAGAAGGTTTTCCACCCGGCGGGCGGAATCGGGCGAAGGTGACAAATCTGGTCGAGGAGAATGCAAGCGAAACTCCGGCATTGATTACAGGTTCCGGCAGGCGATCTTGCGCCGGTACGCCCACTATTATGTGCAACCGGTTGCATGTCAACGGCTTGCGTCGGCGCTTTCCTCATGCATTCTGCTTCCGGTACAGTGGAAACTGCGGAGAAGAGCTTTGCCGCTCGAGCGAAAAGGCGGGGTGACGATCAGCCAGGTGGCGGAGGCCGCCGGGGTGGCGCGTTCCAGTGTGTCGCGTGCCTACACCAAGCCGCATATGCTGAGCCCGGAGACGGTCGAGCACATCAAGGCGGTGGCCGAGCGCATGGGCTATGTGCCCAATCACACGGCACGCGCGCTCAGCACGGGGCGCAACGGGAATATCGCGCTTATCGTGCCCGATGTGGCCAACCCCTTCTTCCCTCCGCTGATCCGGGCGGCGCAGGTGGAGGCCGACCGGTTCGATTTCTGCGTCTTCCTCGGCAATTCCGACGAAGATCCCGAGAAGGAGGACAAGTTGCTCGGGCGCCTCTCCAGCCAGGTGGAGGGCGTCATTCTGGCTTCCCCCCGTCTTTCCGACAACCGCATTCTCGCGCATGCCTCGCTGAAGCCGATGGTGCTGATCAACCGCAATGTGGAAGGCATTCCGCGCGTCCTCATCGACAGCGGCATCGGCGTGGCGGAGGCCGCAAGACATCTCGCCGAGCTGGGCCACAAGCGCATCGTCTATGTCAGCGGGCCATCGGCATCCTGGTCGAACAAGCAGCGCCGCGCCGCCGTGCGCAAATCGGCCGCGGCACTCGGGCTGGAGCTCGGCATCCTCTCGGCCTCGGTGCCGAGCTTCGAAGCGGGGCTGCAGGCGGTGCCGTCCATCCTCGCCAGAAATGCCACGGCTGCGATCGCCTTCGACGACGTCATGGCGCAGGGCATCCTGGCGGGCTTGGCCGCGCGGGACGTGGCCGTGCCGAAGGATTTCTCCGTTGTCGGCTGCGACGATGCGCTGGGTCCCCTGGTGCTGCCGCCCCTGACCACCGTATCCAGCAGGTCGGTGGAAGCCGGCAAGCTCGCCGTCTCCCTGCTCATGGAGATGCTGCAGTCGCGGGCTCTCACCGACGCCTCCTATGTGCTGGAGACGCATCTCGTCGTCAGAGGGACCACCGACGGAGCACGAGAAGCCCGGCATCGGCCGCCTGCGGCGGCCTCCGCCGATCAGGCGGGCGGGCGGGCGACCGGCGGAACGTAGTCCTCAAGCTCCGGCGCCGGGAAGCGCACCGTCTGCCCCAGCTCCGCCGAGCGGTAGAGCGCCATCAGGATCTCCACCACCGCCACGCCGTCATGGAACGTCTCAAGCGGCTTCTCGCCCTTGCGGAAGCACTCGACCATGTGACGGTTCTCGTCCGTGTAACCGTAGACGCCGGGCTCGTCTTCCAGGACCGGCATCAGGCCCTGCTCGGCATTCTGCTTTTCCACCAGATCCTCGCCTTCCGAACCGGTGACGGCGCGGGACATGAAGACCTTGAGCCCGGTGCCGAGCGAATTGAACTCCATCGCATATTCGGGCCCCAGCAGCTCGAGCTGGATGCGCAGGCCGGCCCCCACATAGGCCCAGGACGTGGTGGCCTCGATCATCAGTTCGTTGCCGTTCTCGTCTTCGAGCTCCACCGTGCCGCGCGCAAAGTCCTCGGACGGACGGTTGCGGTAATCCACTTCCGAGCCATACCGCTGGCGGAGCGCATCCGCATAGTGCGGGCGCGTCCATTTGAGGTTGGCAACCGTGCCGTTGACAGCCTTGACCTTGAGCGAGTCGCGCGGGGCGCCCGGCGCGGTCAGCAGGTGGCGCGCCACCTCCACGCTATGACACATCATGTCGGAAAGCACCCCGCCGCCCTGCTGGTCGCCCCTCCAGAACCAGGCCTCATGCGGACCGGAATGCTCTTCCGCGGCCCGGGCGAGATAAGGCCTGCCGGTGGTGGAGGCTGCGCGGCGCCAGATGATCTCCTTGCCGCGCAGGACCGGCGTGCAGAAGACCTGGTTCTCCAGATAGCCGTGATCGAGGTCCGCATCCTCCGCCAGGCGCAGCATCTCGCGGGCCTCCGCGACAGTCCGCGCAAGCGGCTTCTCGCAGGCGACGGCAAAGACCTTGCTGCGACCTGCCTTCACCTCCTCGTGCAGCGAGCGCATGACATCGAGGCGGGTGTGATTGGGCGAGAGAATCCAGACCGCATCGACGTCCTCGGCGCCGAACAGGCTCTCCAGGCTTTCATGAGCGGTGCAGGCGCCGAGCCCCAGTTCGTCCACCATGGCGACGATCTGGTCACGCTTCCCGGCGCTTCGGCTGTAGACGCCGGTCACCTCCACATTGCGCACGCCGACCATGGAGCGCAGATGGAATTGGGCAATGAAGCCGGAGCCGACAAATCCGATCCTGAGCTTCTCCTTCGACAGGTCCGTCATCTTCCTCTCCCTCATGCTGATTTCCGGTGGCTGCGCCGGCCGCGCATCGGCGCCGTCGAGCCCCGCGTCTGAAAGGCAGTCGGCATCATGATGATTTCGCCGACGTGGCTTTCGCCGCGCATGACCTCGAGAAGGAGGCGCATGGCTTCCCGGCCGATCGCGATGCGCGGCTGGCTCACCGTGGTGAGCGGCGGATAGAATGCCTGGCTCAGGAAGATGTCGTCGAAACCCACGACCGAAACGTCACCCGGCACGCCAAGCCCCATCACCCTCAATTCATTGATGGCGCCGAAGGCCATCTCGTCATTGGCGGCGAAGATCGCGGTCGGCGGCTCCGGCAAGGAGAAGAGCTCTCGGCAGAGCCGCTCGCCGGAGGGAAGGAGATAGTCGCCAATGACCTCGTAGCCCGCGGGGATTTTCAAACCGGCCGCGCCCATGGCCCGTCGGTAGCCCTCCCGCCGCAGCGTGGCCATGGTTTCCGGAACGGGCCCGGCGATATGGGCGATGCGCTTGTGGCCGAGCGAGATCAGGTGCTCCACCGCTTCGCGAGCAGCCCCGGTATTGTCGATCATGACATGCGGAAAGCCACTGTGCTCGATCGGCTCCAGCGCCACGACGACAGGCAGCGCGGCCAGGTCCTGCGGCAGGACGTCATCCTCCGGCAGCTTGCCGGTGATGAGGATCATCCCGTCCGCGTGGCCGTCCCGCAGCATGTTGAAATATTCGATCTCGCGCTCG is part of the Chelativorans sp. AA-79 genome and encodes:
- a CDS encoding amidohydrolase family protein, with the translated sequence MTSGTVITGRDPATGEGIAISVRDGIIAGIAPEKNAGEAYIAAGLIDLQVNGYVGIDLNDGKLTPERVIELTRTLLRLGVTSYLPTLITASREALVSALVAIAEASRADALTGRVIAGIHMEGPSVSPADGPRGAHPAAHVRPPSLEEFAQWQKAGGGLVRLVTLAPEHDGAPAYIRAVTAQGVHVALGHSAASPEQVFAAAKAGASLSTHLGNGVAAMLPRHPNLIWAQLAEDRLSASFIADGHHLPAETFKAMLRAKGLERALLVSDSVALAGMAPGTYSQAIGGEVEVRADGRIGIAGTPYLAGAGLPLVANVPIAMRMAGLSLAEALRLATANPGRFLGGRGRLAVGESADLLRFFLGGPDEPLRVDAVWKAGEEVFRA
- a CDS encoding SIS domain-containing protein; its protein translation is MPDTIDADALCAGYLSQAHALMQRILDEEREPMDAAAARLADQIAADRLVHIFGPGGHSNLATQEVFFRAGGLMHISAILDEGTLLSNGALRSMAMERTPGYGRVVISNARLGEADVLILANAYGINAALIDAALEARSRGAFLIGVSSRGHAENTASDHPARHPSKQNLHHVADIAIDTKVPIGDAVVRVPGMGEGIAAISTFANAFALNCLVIRTVAKLVERGIEPPVWRSGNAPGGDEANARFIARFRDRVRAL
- a CDS encoding 6-phosphogluconolactonase, which translates into the protein METYRDREKMGAAAAAAVAAALAERLHHQDHVRMVFAAAPSQSSMLEQLCAAEGVDWRRVSAFHMDEFIGLAPEAPQRFANWLDRHLFGKVPFKAVHKLAPEPDPEEEALRYARLLDEAPIDFVCLGIGVNGHIAFNDPPVADFDDPRDVKVIELDEICRRQQIDDQGFASMEEVPPSAITLTIPRLLRADRLFCIVPGAHKRDAVRGALRGPVTTACPASILRRHPDCTLFLDKEADPDA
- a CDS encoding LacI family DNA-binding transcriptional regulator, with translation MPLERKGGVTISQVAEAAGVARSSVSRAYTKPHMLSPETVEHIKAVAERMGYVPNHTARALSTGRNGNIALIVPDVANPFFPPLIRAAQVEADRFDFCVFLGNSDEDPEKEDKLLGRLSSQVEGVILASPRLSDNRILAHASLKPMVLINRNVEGIPRVLIDSGIGVAEAARHLAELGHKRIVYVSGPSASWSNKQRRAAVRKSAAALGLELGILSASVPSFEAGLQAVPSILARNATAAIAFDDVMAQGILAGLAARDVAVPKDFSVVGCDDALGPLVLPPLTTVSSRSVEAGKLAVSLLMEMLQSRALTDASYVLETHLVVRGTTDGAREARHRPPAAASADQAGGRATGGT
- a CDS encoding Gfo/Idh/MocA family oxidoreductase: MTDLSKEKLRIGFVGSGFIAQFHLRSMVGVRNVEVTGVYSRSAGKRDQIVAMVDELGLGACTAHESLESLFGAEDVDAVWILSPNHTRLDVMRSLHEEVKAGRSKVFAVACEKPLARTVAEAREMLRLAEDADLDHGYLENQVFCTPVLRGKEIIWRRAASTTGRPYLARAAEEHSGPHEAWFWRGDQQGGGVLSDMMCHSVEVARHLLTAPGAPRDSLKVKAVNGTVANLKWTRPHYADALRQRYGSEVDYRNRPSEDFARGTVELEDENGNELMIEATTSWAYVGAGLRIQLELLGPEYAMEFNSLGTGLKVFMSRAVTGSEGEDLVEKQNAEQGLMPVLEDEPGVYGYTDENRHMVECFRKGEKPLETFHDGVAVVEILMALYRSAELGQTVRFPAPELEDYVPPVARPPA
- a CDS encoding LacI family DNA-binding transcriptional regulator: MSRARIKDIAAALGVSPATVSRALSDSGLVAEPTRSRIREAARRLNYRPNVSARNLRTQRSMAVLLVVRDVGNPFYLDIMKGVEAAAREAGYSVLMGNTENNPEREIEYFNMLRDGHADGMILITGKLPEDDVLPQDLAALPVVVALEPIEHSGFPHVMIDNTGAAREAVEHLISLGHKRIAHIAGPVPETMATLRREGYRRAMGAAGLKIPAGYEVIGDYLLPSGERLCRELFSLPEPPTAIFAANDEMAFGAINELRVMGLGVPGDVSVVGFDDIFLSQAFYPPLTTVSQPRIAIGREAMRLLLEVMRGESHVGEIIMMPTAFQTRGSTAPMRGRRSHRKSA